Proteins co-encoded in one Kiritimatiellales bacterium genomic window:
- the gltX gene encoding glutamate--tRNA ligase, whose protein sequence is MKTRTRFAPSPTGHVHIGNIRAAIFNWLFARHTGGQFLLRVEDTDIERSTPEAIQTLLDAMEWLGLNFDEAPLYQTMRRQAHIAGAQKLIEAGYAYEETAGERAGCVLFKMPGTDMEFTDIVKGHLKKPAADMADFVIVRSNGTPVFHLANVLDDIEQGITHVIRGDDHVENTFRHIALYRALGAPVPQFAHLPMIVNAQGRPYSKRDGDAFVGDFKTNGFLPAALFNYLALLGWSPGDGREVMSRDEMAAAFDLSTVRSSPAQMDMRKMLWMNGEYIRALPPADFAAICRRELSAAGIAPDENSTAVFALMQERIKLPAEITGATEYFFRDDYEYDEKAVQKKINSSAAGILEQIIALLESLPEFGAGNIDAALHQFVESSGLKFGDVMPPLRIAVSGQPSGPELAHVLAILGKEKVIARIRKTLKQFCAG, encoded by the coding sequence ATGAAAACCAGAACCCGCTTTGCGCCGAGTCCGACCGGTCATGTGCATATTGGCAACATCCGCGCCGCAATTTTTAACTGGCTGTTTGCACGCCACACCGGCGGACAGTTTTTGCTGCGCGTCGAAGATACCGATATTGAACGCTCAACGCCGGAAGCGATTCAAACGCTGCTGGATGCCATGGAATGGCTGGGACTGAATTTTGATGAAGCGCCGCTGTATCAGACGATGCGCAGACAGGCGCATATTGCCGGCGCGCAAAAACTGATTGAAGCCGGATATGCCTACGAAGAAACTGCCGGCGAACGCGCCGGTTGCGTCCTGTTTAAAATGCCCGGCACGGATATGGAGTTTACTGACATTGTAAAAGGGCATTTGAAAAAACCGGCGGCGGATATGGCGGATTTCGTCATTGTGCGCTCTAACGGAACGCCGGTGTTTCATCTTGCCAACGTGCTCGACGATATAGAGCAGGGCATCACGCACGTTATTCGCGGCGACGATCATGTTGAAAACACATTCCGGCACATTGCCCTGTATCGTGCGCTCGGTGCGCCGGTGCCGCAGTTTGCGCACCTGCCGATGATTGTGAACGCACAGGGCAGGCCGTATTCGAAACGCGACGGCGATGCATTTGTCGGCGATTTCAAAACCAACGGATTTCTGCCCGCCGCGCTGTTCAACTATCTCGCGCTGCTTGGCTGGTCGCCCGGCGACGGACGTGAAGTGATGTCGCGCGACGAAATGGCCGCTGCATTCGATTTATCAACCGTACGCTCATCGCCGGCGCAGATGGATATGCGGAAAATGCTCTGGATGAACGGCGAATATATCCGCGCACTGCCGCCGGCGGATTTTGCGGCAATCTGCCGGCGCGAACTTTCCGCCGCCGGAATTGCGCCGGACGAAAACTCCACCGCAGTTTTTGCATTGATGCAGGAGCGCATCAAACTGCCAGCGGAAATTACCGGAGCAACAGAATATTTTTTCCGTGACGATTACGAATACGATGAAAAAGCGGTGCAAAAAAAGATAAACAGTTCCGCCGCCGGAATTCTCGAACAGATCATTGCATTGCTTGAATCACTGCCGGAATTCGGCGCCGGAAACATTGACGCAGCGCTGCATCAGTTTGTTGAAAGCAGCGGATTAAAATTCGGCGACGTCATGCCGCCGCTGCGCATCGCCGTATCCGGTCAGCCGTCCGGCCCCGAACTCGCGCATGTGTTGGCAATTCTCGGCAAAGAAAAAGTGATTGCGCGAATCAGAAAAACACTCAAACAGTTTTGTGCCGGCTGA
- a CDS encoding 2-hydroxyacid dehydrogenase, translating into MKKIMFFDAKPYDRESFNRANERYGFQLKYINNRLTKDTVSLAAGYDAVCAFVNDEISADVLQSLHQNGIRLIAMRSAGYNNVDLETAYERIHVVRVPAYSPYAVAEHAAAMILSLNRKIYRSFIRTRDSNFSLNGLLGFDLNGKTAGVIGTGRIGQILVKILQGFGMRVLVYDVFPNKEWAANAGADYVSLDELYRESDIISLHCPLTKETKHLINAESLGKMKQGVMLINTSRGGLIKTKDLINALKSQKIGCAGLDVYEEEDQYFFEDHSSEILTDDVLARLLTFPNVLVTAHQAFFTREALENIAETTLHNIRDYFDNKPLLNEICYRCEKPECLHKKTGRCF; encoded by the coding sequence ATGAAAAAAATTATGTTTTTTGATGCAAAGCCGTACGACCGTGAATCGTTTAACCGTGCAAATGAGCGCTATGGCTTTCAGTTAAAATATATCAATAACCGGCTGACAAAAGATACGGTGTCGCTCGCAGCGGGTTATGATGCAGTCTGTGCATTTGTAAACGATGAAATTTCAGCAGACGTACTGCAATCGCTGCATCAGAACGGGATCCGTCTGATTGCTATGCGCAGTGCCGGCTACAATAATGTGGATCTGGAAACGGCATATGAAAGGATTCATGTGGTGCGCGTGCCGGCCTATTCGCCGTACGCCGTTGCTGAACATGCTGCCGCCATGATTCTTTCGCTGAACCGGAAAATTTACCGGTCGTTTATTCGCACGCGCGACAGTAATTTTTCGCTGAACGGCCTGCTCGGATTTGATCTCAATGGCAAAACCGCCGGCGTGATCGGCACCGGACGTATCGGGCAGATTCTTGTAAAAATTCTGCAGGGGTTCGGCATGCGTGTGCTGGTGTATGATGTATTCCCGAATAAGGAATGGGCGGCAAACGCCGGCGCGGATTATGTCTCGCTCGACGAACTTTATAGAGAGTCTGATATCATCAGTCTGCATTGTCCGCTGACCAAAGAAACAAAACACCTGATTAACGCCGAAAGCCTTGGAAAAATGAAACAGGGTGTGATGCTCATTAACACCAGTCGCGGCGGACTGATTAAAACAAAGGATCTGATTAATGCGTTGAAATCGCAAAAAATCGGTTGCGCCGGGCTCGATGTCTACGAAGAGGAGGATCAATATTTCTTCGAAGATCATTCCAGTGAAATCCTGACCGATGATGTCCTCGCGCGCCTGTTGACATTTCCAAACGTGCTCGTCACGGCGCATCAGGCATTTTTCACTCGAGAGGCGCTTGAAAACATCGCCGAAACAACGCTGCATAACATCCGGGATTATTTCGACAATAAACCGCTTCTAAATGAGATCTGTTACCGTTGCGAAAAGCCGGAATGCCTGCATAAAAAAACCGGACGCTGTTTTTGA
- the smpB gene encoding SsrA-binding protein SmpB: MSSKKQESRGASGVLTTNRKAFRDFFVLEKFEAGIELRGTEVKSIRQGHVRIDEAYVNLTNGQAELLQMTVQPYDHGNVFNHSPARPRRLLLHKREIIRLQSKVNEKGLTVVPLKVYLKGGRVKIEIALCKGKDTVDKRETLKQKTADLEARRAMRRH, from the coding sequence ATGTCTTCTAAAAAGCAGGAATCCCGGGGCGCATCCGGCGTGTTAACCACAAACCGGAAGGCTTTTCGGGATTTTTTTGTACTGGAAAAATTTGAAGCCGGAATTGAACTGCGAGGTACCGAAGTGAAATCTATCCGGCAGGGACACGTCCGGATCGATGAAGCTTATGTCAATCTGACTAATGGACAGGCAGAACTGCTGCAAATGACAGTTCAACCGTATGATCACGGCAATGTATTCAATCACAGCCCGGCCCGTCCGCGCCGGCTGCTACTGCATAAACGTGAAATTATCCGGTTGCAAAGCAAAGTGAACGAAAAGGGACTGACGGTTGTTCCGCTTAAAGTTTATTTAAAAGGCGGCCGCGTGAAAATCGAGATTGCGCTGTGCAAAGGCAAAGATACAGTAGATAAGCGCGAAACGCTCAAGCAAAAAACTGCTGACCTTGAAGCCAGACGTGCCATGCGCCGGCACTAA
- a CDS encoding CBS domain-containing protein produces the protein MTKVRQLLEAKGGDLITVSPESSVRDAIAKMAQKSAGTALVMEDGKLAGILSERDFIRKVYLKNKDGAEVKVSDIMSADLTTVTPDTGLENCMESMTEKRIRHLPVIENEQVVGIISIGDIVKFTIQEKEFLIKNLQSYIAGFGL, from the coding sequence ATGACAAAAGTTAGGCAGCTCCTCGAAGCAAAAGGCGGCGACTTGATCACCGTCAGTCCTGAATCGTCTGTGCGCGATGCGATTGCAAAAATGGCGCAGAAATCTGCCGGCACGGCGCTGGTCATGGAGGACGGCAAACTGGCGGGAATTCTTTCTGAGCGCGATTTTATCCGTAAGGTTTATTTAAAAAACAAAGACGGTGCCGAAGTGAAAGTCAGCGATATTATGTCTGCTGATCTTACCACAGTAACGCCGGACACCGGACTTGAAAACTGTATGGAATCGATGACAGAAAAACGCATCCGCCATCTACCGGTAATTGAAAACGAACAGGTTGTAGGGATCATTTCTATCGGTGACATCGTGAAATTCACCATACAGGAAAAAGAATTTCTCATTAAAAACCTGCAAAGCTACATTGCCGGCTTCGGTCTATAA
- a CDS encoding RNA methyltransferase — protein sequence MKTILSKDNAKLKRLRMLLKSKKARQESSCFLIESVRALSVFSGAGILPQYQLKEVWISNQTDVTGIPAVPEVYRIPHEFMEQLSDCKTSQGVLGVVEFSGVPFTEFPVHGNFLLADHITDPGNLGTLIRTAAAFGFSGIFLYGDTVEIFNPKTVRATMGTLPLMPHWTVDAGIFDLIHSGGYELLSTVVSGGEELSTMTFGEKNVLAVGSEARGVSPEVLRHAARGISIPMSPAVESLNAAVAGGVCMFAMQQNLR from the coding sequence ATGAAAACGATTTTATCGAAAGATAATGCAAAACTAAAACGGTTGCGCATGCTGCTGAAATCAAAAAAAGCGCGGCAGGAATCGTCGTGTTTTTTAATTGAGAGCGTGCGTGCGCTGTCAGTATTTTCCGGCGCCGGAATCCTGCCGCAATACCAATTAAAAGAAGTCTGGATCTCGAATCAAACGGATGTGACAGGGATTCCAGCGGTACCGGAGGTGTACCGGATCCCGCACGAATTCATGGAACAGTTGTCGGATTGTAAAACATCGCAGGGAGTGCTGGGTGTGGTTGAGTTTTCCGGCGTGCCGTTTACAGAATTTCCGGTACACGGAAATTTTCTGCTGGCTGATCATATTACAGATCCGGGGAACCTCGGCACACTGATCCGCACAGCAGCGGCATTCGGATTTAGCGGAATTTTCTTATACGGCGATACGGTGGAAATTTTTAATCCGAAAACTGTCCGTGCAACAATGGGTACACTGCCGCTGATGCCGCACTGGACGGTCGATGCCGGAATTTTTGATTTAATACATTCCGGAGGCTATGAACTGCTGTCCACCGTAGTGAGCGGCGGTGAAGAGTTGAGCACCATGACGTTCGGTGAAAAAAATGTACTGGCGGTCGGCAGCGAGGCACGCGGTGTTTCGCCAGAAGTTCTGCGGCATGCGGCACGCGGAATTTCCATCCCGATGTCACCGGCGGTGGAATCATTGAATGCGGCGGTCGCCGGCGGGGTCTGTATGTTCGCTATGCAACAGAACTTGCGATAA
- the mfd gene encoding transcription-repair coupling factor, which yields MNVNLSALFSALKNNHCRLPSMPPAAQAYLGTALQKNRFRQQLWIADSLPSLEKLAESFRTLAPDMPIFTLPPFDKDDMDAHSARLETVRSLEQKNDAHTFIIITVEPCLSGTFPYLGNPVKLSHNSHISPDEVAAQLEASGYNFGIEVYAKGDAARRGGILDVWPPLFPLPVRIEFFGNDVESIRTFDPESQRSIEKTDAIELLPLNAEGTIPFAQLLPENTVYIFSNVDAASSPHPAIFIGDVTSSAIDTGLGFYDTHLKPVSELNTPDRLEQQRKLFFDSLEKLARNNWRIDIYMETPGALDRLKEAYFGSEFGVQSSELKNRKSEIRNRKFAIQLHVGLLHGSFISKHENRLFITEADIYGYAAKTAHVRRNKKQQQISGMRIAEWADIQPGELVVHVDHGIGRYMGLVEMEMSGRRQEMLLIEYAAGARMYLPTAQAHLLTRYVGLGNAAPALHSLKGHRWQNERKSAQDAIEDLAAALLETQAARALKKGVSCRPDTHWQNEFENAFPYLETPDQLAAINAVKADLESEQPMDRLICGDAGYGKTEVAMRAAFKMVMEGRQVALLVPTTILAQQHFDTFSERMAAYPVRIEMLSRFRTKQQQNESIARLRAGVAHIAIGTHRLVSKDVQFADLGLVIIDEEQRFGVRAKEHLKLLRQQVDVLTLSATPIPRTLYMSLTGARDMSIIQTPPQERQPVETIVLEYHDDIVTEAIRHELARDGQVFYLHNRVQSIGNVTAGIQKLVPEARIEFAHGQMNERELSEVMHRFVRGLFDVLVCTTIVESGVDIPRVNTIIIDHADRFGLAELYQLRGRVGRARQKAYAFLLLPPGGILTDDSRRRIEALKKYTGYGTGFRIAMRDLEIRGAGNLLGAQQSGHIAAIGFDLYCQLLKRSVARLQGEKIPPIIDVSVDLDFLDRSPATGDPHNAAYIPYSYIDDENMRVKLYGRVASLATEHEVRELKKEFADRFGRLPAAVHHLFEIARIRIAAARAGIQSIRVSEERIVIMRNGKAVMPNNLYPRLKAKTTSARLKEILALVRHS from the coding sequence GTGAACGTAAATCTGTCAGCGCTTTTTTCTGCTCTGAAAAATAATCATTGCCGGCTGCCGTCTATGCCGCCGGCGGCGCAGGCATATTTGGGAACAGCGCTGCAAAAAAACAGATTCCGGCAGCAGCTTTGGATTGCCGATTCGCTGCCGTCACTCGAAAAACTTGCCGAAAGTTTCCGGACGCTGGCTCCGGATATGCCAATTTTCACCCTGCCTCCATTTGATAAAGATGATATGGATGCGCACAGTGCACGCCTCGAAACCGTACGGTCTCTCGAACAGAAAAATGACGCGCACACTTTTATAATTATCACGGTTGAACCCTGTTTATCAGGGACATTCCCGTATCTCGGTAATCCCGTAAAACTTTCGCACAATTCGCATATTTCTCCCGATGAAGTCGCCGCGCAGCTTGAAGCATCCGGCTACAATTTCGGCATTGAAGTCTATGCCAAAGGCGACGCCGCACGACGCGGCGGAATACTTGATGTCTGGCCGCCGCTCTTTCCCCTGCCCGTCCGCATTGAATTTTTCGGCAACGACGTTGAAAGCATTCGCACATTCGATCCAGAATCACAGCGCTCGATTGAAAAAACAGATGCGATTGAACTCCTGCCGCTCAATGCCGAGGGAACCATTCCATTCGCACAGCTTCTGCCGGAAAACACCGTTTATATTTTCAGCAATGTAGACGCGGCCTCCTCGCCGCATCCCGCGATTTTCATCGGCGATGTCACCAGCAGCGCAATTGATACCGGCCTCGGTTTTTATGACACCCATCTGAAACCCGTCAGCGAACTGAATACGCCGGACAGGCTCGAACAGCAGCGCAAGCTCTTTTTCGATTCGCTCGAAAAACTCGCCAGGAACAACTGGCGTATCGACATCTACATGGAAACGCCCGGCGCACTTGATCGCCTCAAAGAGGCGTATTTTGGTTCAGAGTTCGGAGTTCAGAGTTCAGAATTAAAAAATCGAAAATCGGAAATCAGGAATCGGAAATTCGCAATCCAGCTGCACGTTGGATTGCTGCACGGCAGCTTTATTTCCAAACACGAAAACCGCCTCTTCATCACCGAGGCGGATATTTACGGCTATGCCGCCAAAACTGCGCACGTCCGGCGCAATAAAAAACAGCAGCAGATTTCCGGCATGCGCATTGCAGAATGGGCGGATATTCAGCCCGGCGAGCTGGTTGTACATGTCGATCACGGCATCGGCAGATACATGGGTCTCGTCGAAATGGAAATGTCCGGGCGCCGGCAGGAGATGTTGCTTATTGAATACGCCGCCGGAGCACGTATGTATCTGCCGACCGCACAGGCGCACCTGCTCACGCGCTACGTTGGACTCGGCAACGCTGCGCCGGCGTTGCACAGCTTAAAAGGACACCGCTGGCAGAACGAACGTAAATCGGCGCAGGACGCCATTGAAGATTTAGCGGCGGCGCTGCTCGAAACACAGGCCGCGCGCGCACTCAAAAAAGGAGTTTCGTGCCGACCGGATACACACTGGCAGAACGAGTTTGAAAATGCGTTTCCATATCTGGAAACACCGGACCAGCTTGCCGCCATCAACGCAGTAAAAGCCGATCTCGAATCTGAACAGCCGATGGACCGTTTAATTTGCGGCGATGCCGGGTACGGCAAAACCGAAGTCGCGATGCGCGCCGCATTTAAAATGGTAATGGAAGGCAGGCAGGTTGCCCTGCTCGTCCCGACTACTATCCTTGCGCAGCAGCATTTTGACACCTTTTCCGAACGCATGGCCGCCTACCCCGTCCGCATCGAAATGCTCAGCCGATTCCGCACTAAACAGCAGCAGAACGAATCCATCGCGCGGTTGCGCGCCGGCGTGGCGCACATCGCCATCGGCACACACCGGCTCGTTTCAAAAGATGTTCAGTTTGCTGATCTCGGACTCGTGATCATTGACGAAGAGCAGCGCTTCGGCGTGCGCGCCAAAGAACATTTAAAACTGTTGCGGCAGCAGGTGGATGTGTTAACACTCAGTGCCACGCCGATTCCGCGCACATTGTACATGAGCCTGACCGGCGCGCGCGATATGAGCATTATTCAAACGCCGCCGCAGGAACGTCAGCCCGTCGAAACCATCGTGCTTGAATACCATGACGACATCGTCACCGAGGCCATCCGCCATGAACTCGCGCGCGACGGGCAGGTTTTCTATCTGCACAACCGCGTACAATCCATTGGTAATGTCACCGCCGGAATTCAAAAACTCGTCCCTGAAGCACGCATTGAATTTGCTCACGGACAGATGAATGAGCGTGAACTCTCTGAGGTCATGCACCGCTTCGTGCGCGGACTGTTCGATGTACTGGTCTGTACCACCATTGTTGAAAGCGGCGTCGATATTCCGCGCGTTAATACAATCATCATTGACCATGCCGATCGTTTCGGACTCGCCGAGCTTTATCAGCTGCGCGGGCGCGTCGGCCGCGCGCGGCAAAAAGCCTACGCCTTCCTGTTGCTGCCGCCCGGCGGAATTCTCACCGACGACTCGCGCCGGCGCATCGAAGCGCTCAAAAAATATACCGGGTACGGCACCGGGTTTCGCATCGCCATGCGCGACCTTGAAATACGCGGCGCCGGCAATCTGCTCGGCGCACAGCAAAGCGGACACATCGCCGCCATCGGATTCGATTTATACTGTCAACTGCTTAAGCGCAGCGTCGCGCGCCTGCAGGGGGAAAAAATTCCGCCGATCATCGATGTCTCTGTCGACCTTGATTTTCTCGACCGCTCGCCGGCAACCGGCGATCCGCACAATGCCGCCTACATCCCATACAGCTACATTGATGACGAAAATATGCGCGTCAAACTTTATGGGCGCGTCGCGTCGCTTGCCACCGAACATGAGGTCCGCGAACTGAAAAAGGAGTTTGCCGACCGTTTCGGCAGATTGCCGGCAGCGGTTCATCATCTGTTTGAAATCGCGCGCATCCGGATTGCCGCCGCGCGCGCCGGAATTCAATCCATCCGCGTCAGCGAAGAACGTATTGTCATTATGCGGAACGGCAAAGCCGTCATGCCCAATAATCTCTATCCCCGCCTCAAAGCCAAGACCACTTCCGCTCGTCTCAAAGAAATTCTGGCACTGGTTCGGCATAGCTGA
- the murB gene encoding UDP-N-acetylmuramate dehydrogenase, which produces MNCYLEIQKKFPTLDVRKTQPLREFTTFRLGGSCPLFINNPAAAELPEIIQLLNRAGMPFIIIGQGSNLVISDAGLDCAVIRFCSEVPEMFIAGKQITVAGNTLLDDFVRYTIEKNAGDISYCAGIPGTVGGGIAGNAGAFGRALGDHLISVELLDTAGEIHTVFNSGLEFSYRHSKLKKTAGVILSATFELPPAEREFLISERARILEFRRTHHPDWRTTPCAGSVFRNVEPTSGLSADGRRKAAGWFLAQSGVCGMKTGGAYIYEKHANIIIADSTCTADDVHQLVEKMAGAVKQKFNIELIPEVRFLGKFS; this is translated from the coding sequence ATGAATTGTTATTTAGAAATTCAGAAAAAATTTCCGACACTGGATGTGCGCAAAACTCAACCGTTGCGTGAATTCACCACCTTCCGGCTTGGCGGTTCATGTCCGCTCTTTATCAATAACCCTGCCGCCGCTGAGCTGCCGGAAATTATTCAGCTGCTTAACCGCGCCGGAATGCCGTTCATCATCATCGGGCAGGGGTCTAATCTCGTGATTTCCGATGCCGGACTCGATTGTGCCGTAATCCGCTTCTGCTCAGAAGTGCCGGAAATGTTCATTGCCGGGAAACAGATTACAGTTGCCGGCAATACACTGCTTGACGATTTCGTACGTTATACCATCGAAAAAAACGCCGGCGATATATCTTACTGTGCCGGCATCCCCGGCACTGTCGGCGGAGGCATTGCCGGCAATGCCGGTGCATTCGGCCGCGCACTTGGTGATCACCTCATTTCCGTTGAACTGCTCGACACTGCCGGTGAAATTCACACCGTTTTTAACTCCGGACTCGAATTTTCCTATCGCCATTCGAAACTTAAAAAAACCGCCGGTGTCATTCTGTCCGCCACGTTCGAACTGCCGCCGGCAGAAAGAGAATTTCTAATTTCAGAACGTGCGCGGATTTTAGAATTCCGGCGTACGCACCACCCCGACTGGCGCACAACGCCGTGCGCCGGAAGTGTTTTTCGTAATGTCGAACCCACCTCCGGATTATCGGCAGATGGGCGCCGGAAAGCCGCCGGCTGGTTTCTGGCGCAGTCCGGCGTCTGCGGCATGAAAACCGGCGGCGCATACATTTATGAAAAGCATGCCAACATCATCATTGCCGATTCAACCTGCACTGCCGACGATGTTCATCAGCTCGTTGAAAAAATGGCCGGCGCCGTAAAACAAAAATTTAATATCGAGCTTATTCCTGAAGTCCGCTTTCTTGGAAAATTCAGTTGA
- a CDS encoding DNA-directed RNA polymerase subunit omega, with translation MNFEYLTKAEEKIGSIPTLVNLVSYRTRQLNRGERPMVKPDHPEQDNHDIVLKEIVEGKLTVEMGVTPVDFSSSYDTFDEGPDIIL, from the coding sequence ATGAATTTTGAATATCTGACTAAAGCGGAAGAGAAAATCGGCAGTATTCCTACGCTGGTGAACCTTGTTTCTTATCGTACCCGCCAGTTGAACCGCGGTGAGCGCCCGATGGTAAAGCCGGATCATCCGGAGCAGGACAACCATGATATCGTCCTTAAAGAAATCGTTGAGGGCAAGCTGACGGTCGAAATGGGCGTTACGCCGGTTGATTTCAGTTCTTCGTATGATACGTTCGATGAAGGACCGGATATTATTTTATAA